In Providencia sneebia DSM 19967, one DNA window encodes the following:
- the aceE gene encoding pyruvate dehydrogenase (acetyl-transferring), homodimeric type: MSDMLKNDVDPIETRDWLQAIESVIREEGVDRAQFIIDQVLNEARKGGVNIAAGASNSSDYINTIAVEDEPAYPGNMDLERRIRSAIRWNAVMTVLRASKKDLELGGHMASYQSAATLYEVCFNHFFRAHNNNDGGDLVFFQGHISPGIYARAFLEGRLTEEQLNNFRQEIDGKGLSSYPHPKLMPEFWQFPTVSMGLGPINAIYQAKFLKYLDNRGLKDTSNQRVYAFLGDGEMDEPESKGAITIATRDKLDNLVFVINCNLQRLDGPVTGNGKIVNELEGIFSGAGWQVIKVMWGDRWDELLRKDTSGKLVQLMNETVDGDYQTFKSRDGAYVREHFFNRYPETAALVKDMTDDEIWALNRGGHDPKKVYAAFKKAQDTKGKPTVILAQTIKGYGMGETAEGKNIAHQVKKMNMDGVRHFRDQFNVQVTDEQLEQLPYVTFEKDSEEYKYLHERRQALGGYLPARRPKFDEKLDVPALSDFSQLLEEQSKEISTTIAFVRALNVMLKNKSIKERLVPIIADEARTFGMEGLFRQIGIYSPKGQQYTPQDREQVAYYKEDSKGQILQEGINELGAGSSWLAAATSYSTNNFPMIPFYIYYSMFGFQRIGDLMWAAGDQQARGFLIGGTSGRTTLNGEGLQHEDGHSHIQSLTIPNCLSYDPAYAYEVAVIMQDGLERMYGEKQENVYYYITTLNENYHMPAMPEGVEEGIRKGIYKLASIEGKKGKVQLLGSGSMMRHVRDAADILSTEYGIGSDVYSVTSFTELARDGQDCERWNMLHPAQEPRVPYVAQIMNEAPAVASTDYMKLFAEQIRTFVPASDYRVLGTDGFGRSDSRENLRHHFEVDTSYIIVAALGELAKRGEIDVKVVEEAIKKYNINPEKVNPRLA, from the coding sequence ATGTCAGATATGTTGAAAAATGACGTGGACCCGATTGAAACTCGCGACTGGCTACAGGCGATTGAATCGGTCATCCGTGAAGAAGGTGTTGATCGTGCTCAGTTCATTATTGATCAAGTATTGAATGAAGCGCGTAAAGGCGGCGTTAATATTGCTGCTGGTGCATCTAATAGTTCTGATTACATCAACACTATTGCTGTTGAAGATGAGCCTGCATACCCTGGCAACATGGATTTGGAGCGCCGTATTCGTTCCGCAATTCGTTGGAACGCAGTAATGACTGTACTGCGCGCCTCTAAAAAAGATTTAGAACTGGGTGGCCATATGGCTTCTTACCAGTCTGCTGCAACTTTGTATGAAGTTTGCTTTAACCATTTCTTCCGCGCTCATAACAATAATGATGGCGGAGATTTAGTATTCTTCCAAGGTCATATCTCTCCAGGCATTTATGCTCGTGCATTCCTCGAAGGCCGTTTAACTGAAGAACAATTGAACAACTTCCGTCAAGAAATTGATGGTAAAGGCCTATCTTCTTATCCGCACCCTAAACTAATGCCTGAATTCTGGCAGTTCCCAACAGTCTCTATGGGATTAGGTCCGATTAATGCAATTTATCAAGCTAAGTTTTTAAAATATCTTGATAACCGTGGTCTGAAAGATACTTCAAACCAACGTGTTTATGCCTTCCTTGGTGATGGTGAGATGGATGAGCCAGAATCTAAAGGCGCGATTACTATCGCAACTCGCGATAAGTTAGATAACTTAGTCTTTGTTATTAACTGTAACTTGCAACGTTTAGATGGTCCTGTTACGGGTAATGGCAAAATTGTTAACGAACTTGAAGGCATCTTTAGTGGTGCTGGTTGGCAAGTTATCAAGGTTATGTGGGGCGACCGTTGGGACGAGCTACTGCGTAAAGATACTAGCGGTAAACTTGTTCAACTGATGAATGAAACCGTTGATGGTGACTACCAAACATTTAAATCACGTGATGGCGCTTATGTCCGTGAGCACTTCTTCAATCGCTATCCAGAGACAGCTGCATTAGTTAAAGATATGACTGATGATGAGATCTGGGCTCTGAACCGTGGTGGTCATGATCCTAAGAAAGTGTATGCTGCATTTAAAAAAGCACAAGACACTAAAGGTAAACCAACTGTTATCCTAGCTCAAACCATCAAAGGTTATGGTATGGGTGAAACTGCAGAAGGTAAAAATATTGCTCACCAAGTGAAGAAAATGAACATGGATGGCGTTCGTCATTTCCGTGATCAATTCAATGTTCAAGTTACGGATGAACAACTAGAACAACTGCCATATGTTACTTTCGAAAAAGACTCTGAAGAATACAAATATCTTCATGAGCGTCGTCAAGCATTAGGTGGTTATTTACCCGCTCGTCGTCCTAAATTTGATGAGAAATTGGATGTTCCTGCACTGTCAGATTTCAGCCAATTACTTGAAGAGCAATCTAAAGAAATTTCAACAACGATTGCATTTGTTCGTGCATTGAACGTAATGTTGAAAAACAAATCAATCAAAGAGCGTTTAGTCCCAATTATTGCGGATGAAGCACGTACTTTCGGTATGGAAGGTCTGTTCCGTCAAATTGGTATCTATAGCCCTAAAGGCCAGCAGTATACGCCTCAGGATCGTGAGCAAGTTGCTTACTATAAAGAAGATTCTAAAGGACAAATTCTGCAAGAAGGTATCAACGAATTGGGCGCAGGTTCATCTTGGTTAGCAGCTGCAACATCATACAGCACTAACAACTTCCCAATGATCCCATTCTATATCTACTACTCTATGTTCGGTTTCCAACGTATTGGTGACTTAATGTGGGCAGCAGGCGATCAACAAGCACGTGGCTTCTTGATTGGTGGGACTTCAGGTCGTACAACACTAAACGGTGAAGGTTTGCAGCATGAAGATGGCCATAGCCATATTCAATCACTGACTATTCCTAACTGTCTTTCTTATGATCCAGCTTATGCTTATGAAGTTGCTGTTATTATGCAAGATGGTTTAGAGCGCATGTATGGTGAGAAACAAGAAAACGTTTATTACTACATCACTACGCTGAATGAAAACTATCACATGCCAGCAATGCCAGAAGGCGTGGAAGAAGGTATCCGTAAAGGTATCTATAAACTAGCTTCTATTGAAGGTAAGAAAGGTAAAGTTCAGCTGCTAGGTTCAGGTTCAATGATGCGTCATGTTCGTGATGCTGCTGACATCCTATCGACTGAATATGGTATTGGTTCTGATGTGTATAGCGTTACTTCATTCACTGAATTGGCGCGTGATGGCCAAGATTGTGAGCGTTGGAATATGCTGCACCCAGCACAAGAACCACGTGTGCCATATGTTGCTCAAATTATGAATGAAGCACCAGCAGTTGCATCAACTGACTATATGAAACTGTTTGCAGAACAAATTCGTACTTTCGTACCAGCAAGCGATTATCGCGTATTAGGTACTGATGGTTTCGGCCGTTCTGATAGCCGTGAAAATCTACGTCACCACTTCGAAGTAGATACATCATATATCATTGTTGCAGCATTAGGTGAATTGGCTAAACGTGGTGAGATTGATGTGAAAGTCGTTGAAGAAGCGATTAAAAAATACAACATCAATCCAGAAAAAGTTAACCCGCGTCTGGCATAA
- the pdhR gene encoding pyruvate dehydrogenase complex transcriptional repressor PdhR — protein sequence MAYGKIRQPKLSDVIEQRLEHLIFEGTLRPGEKLPPERELAKQFDVSRPSVREAIQTLEAKGLLSRRQGGGTFVQKQMWQSFSDPLAELLAGHPESQFDLLETRHALEGIAAYYAALRGTDEDLDRIRQSYELIKKVQQSGDIDAESDAVLQYQLIVTEAAHNVVILHLLSCMTPMLEQNIRQNFEFLYTRKEMYTAVSEHRAQIFSAIMAREPEKAREASHRHLAFIEELLLDMSREQTRRERSLRRLQQHPELKN from the coding sequence ATGGCTTACGGTAAAATTCGCCAACCAAAATTATCTGATGTGATTGAGCAGCGTCTTGAACACCTTATCTTTGAGGGAACATTACGCCCTGGAGAGAAGTTACCTCCTGAACGCGAGCTTGCAAAACAGTTCGATGTTTCCCGTCCATCAGTGCGTGAGGCTATCCAAACGCTAGAAGCCAAAGGTCTTTTATCTCGTCGTCAAGGTGGTGGTACTTTTGTTCAAAAGCAAATGTGGCAGAGTTTTAGTGACCCGTTAGCTGAACTGCTTGCCGGCCATCCAGAATCTCAATTTGATCTCCTTGAAACTCGTCATGCTCTTGAAGGAATTGCGGCTTATTATGCAGCATTACGTGGTACTGATGAAGATTTAGATCGTATTCGACAAAGCTATGAATTAATTAAAAAAGTTCAACAAAGTGGTGATATTGATGCAGAATCTGACGCTGTTTTGCAGTATCAGCTTATTGTGACTGAAGCCGCTCATAATGTGGTGATATTGCACTTGTTGAGCTGTATGACGCCGATGTTAGAACAAAATATCCGTCAAAATTTTGAGTTTTTATATACCCGTAAAGAAATGTATACCGCAGTGAGTGAACATCGCGCACAAATTTTCTCCGCTATAATGGCGAGAGAACCTGAAAAAGCGCGCGAAGCTTCTCATCGTCATTTGGCTTTTATTGAAGAGCTACTTTTGGATATGAGCCGAGAACAAACAAGACGAGAGCGCTCTTTACGTAGGTTACAGCAACATCCTGAATTGAAAAATTAG
- the nadC gene encoding carboxylating nicotinate-nucleotide diphosphorylase yields MATRRYDENQRKEMLFERLALDIPSMVSTALKEDLGQFIDLKNDITGQLLPSDSQAKARIITREDGVFCGQKWLEEVFKQLGDQINIVWHVNDGDKVSANQVLCELSGSSQILLTGERTALNFIQTLSAVSTITAKYVEQLAETRAKLLDTRKTIPGLRTALKYAVLMGGGINHRLGLSDAYLIKENHIISAGSINQAVQLARQAYPDVPIEVEVENLDELLHAIKADVDIVMLDNFTINMMKEAVVLADNKAALEVSGNVTLDTIKEFAQTGIDFISVGALTKHIKAMDLSMRFIEPTVENNVN; encoded by the coding sequence ATGGCAACAAGACGTTACGATGAAAATCAGCGAAAAGAAATGTTATTTGAAAGACTTGCATTAGATATTCCCTCTATGGTGAGCACGGCGCTAAAAGAAGATCTTGGGCAGTTCATTGATCTAAAAAATGATATAACAGGGCAATTATTACCATCAGATTCACAAGCTAAAGCAAGAATTATTACTCGTGAAGATGGCGTATTTTGTGGGCAAAAGTGGTTAGAGGAAGTTTTTAAACAACTTGGTGACCAAATCAATATTGTTTGGCATGTAAATGATGGTGATAAAGTTTCGGCTAATCAAGTCTTATGTGAGCTATCTGGTTCATCACAAATATTATTGACTGGTGAAAGAACAGCTTTGAATTTTATTCAGACCTTGTCAGCAGTCTCTACAATTACAGCTAAGTATGTGGAACAGCTAGCAGAGACAAGAGCTAAGTTACTTGATACTCGTAAAACAATTCCCGGATTAAGAACTGCGTTAAAATATGCAGTACTGATGGGAGGAGGGATTAACCACCGCCTTGGTTTATCTGATGCATATTTGATTAAAGAAAATCATATCATTTCCGCAGGATCTATTAACCAAGCAGTTCAATTAGCAAGACAGGCTTATCCTGATGTGCCCATTGAAGTTGAGGTTGAGAATTTAGATGAGCTACTTCATGCAATCAAAGCTGATGTAGATATTGTCATGTTAGATAATTTTACTATCAATATGATGAAAGAAGCTGTCGTTTTGGCTGATAATAAAGCGGCTTTAGAAGTGTCGGGAAATGTGACTCTAGATACCATAAAAGAATTTGCTCAAACTGGTATTGATTTTATTTCCGTAGGAGCATTGACCAAACACATAAAAGCAATGGATCTTTCTATGCGTTTTATAGAACCTACTGTTGAAAATAACGTCAATTAA
- the ampD gene encoding 1,6-anhydro-N-acetylmuramyl-L-alanine amidase AmpD has product MTISNGWLKNVVHIPSPYHDERPTDITPTLLVIHNISLPPGHFGGNYINQLFTGTLNPAEHPFFEEIKHLKVSAHCLIRRDGQIIQYVPFHLRAWHAGISSYQGKEKCNDFSIGIELEGTDFEPFTSEQYESLAKLTKTLIDLYPELQNNITGHSDIAPGRKTDPGPYFDWQKFQQFLNNIAPD; this is encoded by the coding sequence ATGACAATATCTAACGGGTGGCTAAAAAATGTGGTTCACATACCTTCACCATACCATGATGAGCGCCCTACAGATATCACTCCCACACTTTTAGTTATTCATAATATCAGCTTACCGCCTGGTCATTTTGGTGGAAATTATATTAATCAATTATTTACCGGAACACTAAATCCAGCAGAACACCCATTTTTTGAAGAAATCAAACACCTTAAGGTCTCGGCACACTGTTTAATTCGTCGTGATGGGCAAATCATTCAATATGTTCCTTTTCATTTAAGAGCTTGGCATGCCGGTATATCTTCTTATCAAGGAAAAGAGAAATGTAACGACTTTTCTATTGGTATTGAGTTAGAAGGAACAGACTTTGAACCTTTTACTTCTGAACAATATGAATCGTTAGCTAAGTTAACCAAAACACTTATAGACCTTTATCCTGAATTACAAAACAATATTACGGGCCATAGTGATATTGCGCCAGGGCGTAAAACAGATCCCGGCCCTTATTTTGATTGGCAAAAATTCCAACAGTTTTTAAATAATATTGCACCAGATTAA
- the ppdD gene encoding prepilin peptidase-dependent pilin, with protein MNQKGFSLIEIMIVIAIISILSAIAIPGYQSYMQKAAITDTLQTILPYKNGIEICSFNRGTVSGCNAGIENIPIDLKGKYIKSIDVKSGIITFSADKSLLGLSVTLTPIISNNNTPFRWEVLCKSKDEKQKELCEKTFVF; from the coding sequence ATGAACCAAAAAGGATTTTCTTTAATCGAAATAATGATTGTAATAGCAATTATTTCTATACTAAGTGCCATTGCGATCCCAGGATATCAAAGCTATATGCAAAAAGCGGCAATAACAGATACACTTCAGACTATTTTACCTTATAAAAATGGTATTGAGATTTGTTCTTTTAATAGAGGAACAGTATCGGGGTGTAATGCCGGGATTGAAAATATCCCTATTGATTTAAAAGGTAAATATATTAAATCTATAGACGTTAAATCTGGCATAATAACCTTTAGTGCAGATAAAAGTTTATTAGGACTATCTGTAACATTGACCCCCATTATTTCAAATAATAACACACCGTTTAGATGGGAAGTTTTATGCAAAAGCAAAGATGAAAAACAAAAAGAATTATGTGAAAAAACATTTGTATTTTAA
- a CDS encoding ATPase, T2SS/T4P/T4SS family: protein MINTRETQFIFKELKNICDKHYIIIVDYNEKRLSIALSKKPEDNILATLRFIASVPVCYDIWPKEKIDHYFNQKYEEIQEPEPAYNPDENEQLNTSSPAVDFVEEMLKSAVRKRASDIHIEPTKQGIKIRLRVDGKLYFIPSPPIEINNEIVARIKILSKMNIAEKRLPQDGQMTWYCDNQHYGIRISTIPILYGEKLVLRILSTQLKYSLEQIGMCTTLLQNLKNNLMQPQGLILVTGPTGSGKTVTLYSALEYLNHSSRNISTIEDPIEIPLQGINQVQVNDKNGMNFAHILRALLRQDPDIIMIGEIRDEETAQIATRAAQTGHLVLSTLHTNCTFSAIERMQQLGIDKTQLSSCLKMVIAQRLVRKLCPNCKETHPKEVVLNENVMINEWSSKGCELCFAGFMGRTAIYEHINGDAITSVFSSGKTGTPDFITLFQYGLNLVESGETTLQELYSITGKGEAI, encoded by the coding sequence ATGATAAACACCAGGGAAACACAATTTATATTCAAAGAATTAAAAAATATTTGTGACAAACATTATATTATTATTGTTGATTATAATGAAAAGCGCTTATCAATAGCGCTATCTAAAAAACCTGAAGATAATATTCTTGCTACTTTACGGTTTATTGCCAGTGTGCCTGTTTGTTATGATATATGGCCAAAAGAAAAAATTGACCATTATTTTAATCAAAAGTATGAAGAAATTCAGGAACCTGAACCCGCATATAATCCAGATGAAAATGAGCAATTAAATACATCTTCACCCGCAGTCGACTTTGTAGAAGAGATGTTAAAATCTGCGGTACGAAAACGCGCTTCAGATATTCATATTGAACCAACAAAGCAAGGTATAAAAATCCGCTTACGAGTTGATGGAAAGCTCTATTTTATCCCTTCTCCGCCAATTGAAATCAATAATGAAATTGTCGCACGAATTAAAATACTATCAAAAATGAATATTGCTGAAAAAAGATTACCCCAAGATGGGCAAATGACTTGGTACTGTGATAATCAACATTATGGTATTCGTATCTCAACGATTCCGATTCTTTATGGAGAAAAACTCGTTTTACGAATACTCAGTACCCAACTCAAATACTCACTTGAACAAATAGGCATGTGTACAACGTTATTACAAAACTTAAAAAATAATCTTATGCAGCCACAAGGTTTAATTTTAGTAACTGGGCCAACAGGCAGTGGGAAAACAGTGACTCTTTATAGTGCTTTGGAATATCTGAATCATTCATCGCGTAATATATCCACTATCGAAGATCCTATTGAAATTCCGTTACAAGGAATAAACCAAGTTCAAGTAAATGATAAAAACGGCATGAATTTCGCCCATATATTACGCGCATTACTCCGGCAAGATCCCGATATTATTATGATAGGAGAAATTCGCGATGAGGAAACTGCTCAAATTGCAACGCGAGCGGCACAAACAGGCCATTTAGTCTTATCAACATTACATACTAATTGCACATTCAGCGCTATTGAGCGCATGCAACAATTAGGTATTGATAAAACTCAATTAAGTTCTTGCTTGAAAATGGTCATTGCACAAAGATTGGTTCGTAAATTATGCCCTAATTGTAAGGAAACTCACCCAAAAGAAGTTGTTTTAAATGAGAATGTCATGATCAATGAGTGGTCTTCTAAAGGATGTGAACTGTGTTTTGCAGGATTCATGGGAAGAACCGCAATTTATGAGCACATTAATGGCGATGCTATCACATCTGTTTTTTCTAGTGGAAAAACAGGTACACCTGATTTTATAACACTTTTTCAATATGGTTTAAATTTAGTGGAATCTGGTGAAACGACTTTACAAGAACTCTACTCCATTACAGGAAAAGGGGAAGCAATTTAA
- a CDS encoding type II secretion system F family protein codes for MFIYSYTALLNDNSIIRDTIVSKNKKYAYFEILELRQTPIKITLNAIFILNSKNIDYRIHFFHQLSTLVSSGISLLQCLNILNENCHLPFWKKLIFTAIRDLEQGNNLTDSLKKQPIIFNNTIISLIKIAENTGQYEDNFHIIVEILENQKKTNQHIRKALRYPITLLCFSTILIYIMLIFVLPQFKSVYESFQQELPILTKWMIYLSNSLINHLSTIVLLISFILIFCFKFKQHLSILFSKFIHFIPLVNRLIKLSNINIYFLTLYSTLQAGLNLNECLKCTTKAVHNPIFNKETIIIHDSVIRGNSLSNAVKNSQFFPKIATQLLSIAEESGQLPHFTKYLFDYFSEQYVLQTDKTLKNLEPILLLCMAFIVGTLMLAMYLPIFNLGNVITGI; via the coding sequence ATGTTTATCTACTCATATACAGCATTGCTTAATGATAATTCTATCATTCGTGACACCATAGTAAGTAAAAATAAAAAATATGCTTATTTTGAAATTTTAGAACTTAGACAAACTCCGATCAAGATAACTCTAAATGCTATATTTATTTTAAACTCAAAAAACATTGATTATAGGATTCATTTTTTCCATCAACTCAGTACATTAGTATCATCAGGAATAAGCTTATTACAATGTTTAAATATATTAAACGAAAATTGTCATTTACCTTTTTGGAAAAAGCTAATATTCACTGCAATAAGGGATCTTGAACAAGGTAACAACCTTACTGACTCATTAAAAAAACAGCCTATTATTTTTAATAATACAATTATAAGTTTAATTAAAATTGCCGAGAACACAGGACAATATGAGGATAATTTCCATATCATAGTTGAAATTTTAGAAAATCAAAAAAAGACCAATCAACATATACGAAAAGCTTTAAGGTACCCAATAACTTTACTCTGTTTTTCTACTATTTTAATTTATATTATGTTGATTTTTGTTCTACCGCAATTTAAGAGTGTCTATGAAAGTTTTCAACAAGAACTTCCAATATTAACCAAATGGATGATCTATTTATCAAACTCTCTAATTAATCATCTATCAACCATTGTACTTTTAATATCCTTCATATTGATTTTTTGTTTTAAATTCAAACAACACTTATCTATTCTTTTTTCTAAGTTTATTCACTTTATCCCATTAGTTAATAGATTAATTAAACTGAGTAATATCAATATCTATTTTCTAACATTATATTCAACATTACAAGCTGGATTAAATTTAAATGAATGCTTAAAATGTACAACTAAAGCTGTTCATAATCCAATTTTTAACAAAGAAACGATTATTATTCATGATTCCGTTATTCGCGGAAATTCATTATCTAATGCTGTTAAAAATAGTCAATTTTTTCCTAAAATTGCTACACAGTTACTTTCTATAGCTGAAGAATCAGGTCAATTACCTCATTTTACAAAATACCTATTTGATTATTTTTCAGAACAATATGTATTACAAACAGACAAAACACTCAAAAATTTAGAACCAATACTATTGCTATGTATGGCTTTTATCGTTGGTACACTCATGTTAGCAATGTATCTGCCTATATTTAATTTAGGAAATGTAATAACCGGAATTTAA
- the coaE gene encoding dephospho-CoA kinase (Dephospho-CoA kinase (CoaE) performs the final step in coenzyme A biosynthesis.), producing the protein MAYIVALTGGIGSGKTTIANEFAKLGIEIVDADIIARQVVQPNTPALGAIISHFGPSILSSDGSLNRERLRQIIFSDDTEKKWLNALLHPLIQQKTQNQLQKSNSAYVLWVVPLLIENNLTHLADRILVVDVTPDEQLKRTIQRDNVSEEHVISILNAQSSREKRLSYADDVITNHDGELNIADKVAKLHENYIILAQKKNRNSV; encoded by the coding sequence ATGGCTTATATAGTTGCTCTTACAGGTGGAATTGGTAGCGGTAAAACCACAATAGCCAATGAATTTGCAAAACTCGGGATTGAAATTGTTGATGCAGATATCATTGCTCGACAAGTCGTTCAACCAAACACACCTGCTCTAGGTGCTATTATAAGCCACTTTGGCCCCAGCATTCTTTCTTCTGACGGTTCCCTTAATCGAGAGCGTCTTAGACAAATCATATTTTCTGATGATACGGAAAAAAAGTGGTTAAATGCGCTACTTCATCCTCTCATTCAGCAAAAAACACAAAATCAACTACAGAAATCTAACAGCGCTTATGTTTTATGGGTTGTTCCTCTATTAATTGAAAATAATCTAACGCATTTAGCTGATAGAATACTTGTTGTCGACGTTACGCCAGATGAACAACTTAAACGAACAATCCAAAGAGATAATGTAAGCGAAGAACATGTGATAAGTATTTTAAATGCTCAATCAAGTCGAGAAAAACGCTTATCATATGCAGATGATGTTATCACCAACCATGACGGTGAATTAAATATTGCAGACAAAGTCGCAAAACTACATGAGAATTACATTATATTAGCACAAAAGAAAAATAGGAATTCGGTATGA
- the zapD gene encoding cell division protein ZapD: MSEPNTTDFIIYEYPLNEKTRSWLRLETLLQQVYELSHITSYTSGVAFFRSVSELIEILDRGEIRSDLIKDLEKHRKRLATWAEVPNVDNELITILLKDLADKTQELISAPRFGQKLRSDKIISMVRQRLSIPGGCCSFDLPAFQLWLNMPQEQRDNVISSWLQGLQPLKDALDTILNLLRQSGSFETQEAHNGFYQDIVEDKELLRVGLPADQLIFPQISGHKTRFAIRFLHIDSENGIVPAKMSFELSCC, translated from the coding sequence ATGAGTGAGCCAAACACAACTGACTTTATCATTTATGAATATCCATTGAATGAAAAAACCCGTTCATGGTTACGCCTCGAGACATTACTACAGCAAGTCTACGAATTAAGTCACATTACATCCTACACATCTGGTGTTGCTTTTTTTCGGTCTGTTTCTGAACTCATTGAAATACTTGATAGGGGCGAAATTCGCTCCGATCTTATCAAAGATCTTGAAAAACATCGTAAGCGCTTAGCTACATGGGCTGAAGTTCCCAATGTTGATAACGAACTCATTACCATATTGCTTAAAGATCTGGCTGATAAAACGCAAGAGCTGATTTCTGCACCACGGTTTGGTCAAAAACTAAGAAGTGATAAAATTATTAGTATGGTTCGCCAACGTTTAAGTATTCCTGGCGGATGCTGTAGTTTTGATCTCCCTGCATTTCAATTATGGTTAAATATGCCGCAAGAACAACGAGACAATGTAATTAGCTCTTGGCTACAAGGTCTTCAACCATTAAAAGATGCATTAGATACTATTTTAAATCTACTTCGCCAGTCTGGTTCGTTTGAAACACAAGAAGCCCATAATGGTTTTTACCAAGATATTGTCGAAGATAAAGAATTACTGAGAGTTGGTTTACCGGCTGACCAGCTAATATTCCCTCAAATTTCAGGTCATAAAACACGATTTGCAATTCGTTTTCTTCACATTGACAGTGAAAATGGTATTGTACCTGCAAAAATGTCTTTTGAATTATCCTGCTGCTAA
- the yacG gene encoding DNA gyrase inhibitor YacG codes for MSEQIIVNCPTCQKPVVWEEKSQFRPFCSKRCQLIDLGEWAAEEKRIESRSDISESDVWSEQPDD; via the coding sequence ATGAGCGAACAAATTATAGTAAATTGCCCAACCTGCCAAAAACCAGTTGTATGGGAAGAAAAAAGTCAATTTCGACCATTTTGTAGTAAGCGTTGTCAGCTTATCGATCTTGGGGAATGGGCTGCGGAAGAAAAGCGCATAGAAAGTAGAAGTGATATTTCCGAAAGTGATGTTTGGAGTGAGCAACCTGATGATTAA
- the mutT gene encoding 8-oxo-dGTP diphosphatase MutT, translating into MKKKHLYIAAGIIRNSNEKIFITERPDGTHMAGFWEFPGGKLETSEKPEEALVRELEEEVGIIVTECELFHCVEHEFDERHVTIYFYIVSAWNNEPYGREGQRSRWIDQNDLVAEEFPPANRIIVDMLKHK; encoded by the coding sequence ATGAAAAAAAAACATCTTTATATAGCTGCTGGGATTATCCGTAATAGTAATGAAAAAATATTCATTACAGAACGTCCTGATGGAACACATATGGCTGGCTTTTGGGAGTTTCCTGGCGGAAAGCTAGAAACTAGTGAAAAACCAGAAGAAGCATTAGTGCGTGAACTTGAAGAAGAAGTTGGTATTATTGTGACTGAATGCGAGCTTTTTCATTGTGTAGAACATGAATTTGATGAGCGCCATGTAACTATTTATTTTTACATAGTTTCTGCATGGAATAACGAGCCTTATGGAAGAGAAGGGCAAAGAAGTCGTTGGATAGACCAGAACGATTTGGTGGCTGAAGAGTTTCCTCCTGCCAACCGCATTATTGTTGATATGTTAAAACATAAATAA